In one Rhopalosiphum padi isolate XX-2018 chromosome 3, ASM2088224v1, whole genome shotgun sequence genomic region, the following are encoded:
- the LOC132927411 gene encoding cuticle protein 7-like → MAAKLSYCRAVAVFIVAVCAVASAFPFQPSQDEYLTQHEHDGASTAAEHGDDDAAAGHGGVVPKPGSTYHFQYSVHDPLTGDEKSQNEVGDGHGSVKGSYSLVEADGSTRVVEYTADDVHGFRAEVKRIEAPAHRQHLHDQSAATAATADADTPSYKFDFAAENAAAAAAAVSAQPAADYELQQSLHYNYPLQQQQQQQHQPELHFSSSHRR, encoded by the exons ATGGCCGCTAAA TTGTCGTATTGCCGCGCGGTCGCGGTTTTCATCGTAGCCGTGTGCGCCGTAGCCTCAGCGTTTCCGTTTCAGCCGTCGCAAGACGAGTACCTCACGCAGCACGAGCACGACGGCGCGTCCACTGCAGCTGAGCACGGTGACGACGATGCAGCTGCGGGTCACGGCGGCGTGGTGCCCAAGCCCGGGTCGACGTATCACTTCCAGTACTCGGTGCACGACCCGCTGACCGGCGACGAGAAGAGCCAGAACGAGGTGGGCGACGGTCACGGGTCGGTCAAGGGATCGTACAGCCTGGTCGAGGCGGACGGCTCCACCCGAGTGGTCGAGTACACGGCCGACGACGTGCACGGGTTCAGGGCCGAGGTGAAGAGGATCGAAGCGCCGGCGCACCGTCAACATCTGCACGACCAGTCCGCCGCTACCGCTGCCACCGCCGATGCCGACACACCGTCGTACAAGTTCGACTTTGCCGCCGAaaacgccgccgccgctgccgccgccgtctCAGCTCAGCCGGCAGCCGACTACGAACTGCAACAGTCATTACACTACAACTACCCgttgcagcagcagcagcagcagcaacaccaACCAGAATTGCACTTTTCGTCGTCGCACCGCCGTTGA